A genome region from Candidatus Eisenbacteria bacterium includes the following:
- a CDS encoding OPT/YSL family transporter has protein sequence MSPKRSFLPPIDTPAYYILLGCVAIFILGPLGGITAAYMNFSLGFFVGGQVLAGILGSVVTYGYGAEGKHGANYMQTMAASVAGLSGMAVLIQAMTWLGLPEPPVWQMVAYFMCIGMFGVGVGMLYTPILVDRMRLSFPSGFAVANILRALTDIRLLKESIAKLGGGTLAGLASGLAVSIPFKGALGAAMTRFAGTGYSAATFGAGMIVGARIGVPAIVVGAIGVWLTPWLRANGWIGEHDPFRKIAFIAALGMIMGAAAVDMSVLAFSALKQWGRSKAPTEPTPDWKKTDSRFLWMWVVFWALAIVAMGVGVLHLPLLFVGVAIALAFVFLMVNGISLGISDSNPISSAFVMTVFILATVGLKDPITGLMCAAILLISTSVGGDMQQDRSTGWRLGTNRTIQFRYQVIGIAMGAVMSVVLARLFMKAYPVLNINQLVHPGGAETEKWQSAMTYKFVGALDSLTHPNPKVMIALVFGIGLGLLTEVLRKVIKHHPGWKAWVAKGGAGYYTDLALDCVLLPSPYASSFGGFVEFGTSMWFGVGGIFSSLIQTAQSKRAPRPGQEGLPEDMSTMSLVGGGLIAGDSLAALGVGIYGLMRTLM, from the coding sequence ATGAGCCCAAAACGAAGCTTCCTCCCGCCCATCGACACGCCGGCCTACTACATCCTGCTCGGCTGCGTCGCGATCTTCATTCTCGGCCCGCTCGGCGGCATCACGGCCGCGTACATGAACTTCTCGCTCGGCTTCTTCGTGGGCGGGCAGGTGCTGGCCGGCATCCTCGGCAGCGTCGTCACCTACGGCTACGGCGCCGAGGGCAAGCACGGCGCGAACTACATGCAGACGATGGCCGCGTCGGTCGCCGGCCTGTCCGGCATGGCGGTGCTGATCCAGGCCATGACGTGGCTCGGGCTTCCCGAGCCGCCCGTCTGGCAGATGGTCGCCTACTTCATGTGCATCGGCATGTTCGGGGTCGGCGTCGGCATGCTGTACACCCCGATTCTCGTGGACCGGATGCGGCTGTCGTTCCCCTCCGGCTTCGCGGTCGCGAACATCCTGCGGGCGCTCACCGACATCCGCCTGCTCAAGGAGTCCATCGCCAAGCTCGGCGGCGGCACGCTCGCCGGGCTCGCCAGCGGCCTTGCGGTCAGCATCCCGTTCAAGGGCGCGCTGGGCGCGGCGATGACCCGCTTCGCCGGCACGGGCTACTCGGCCGCGACCTTCGGCGCCGGCATGATCGTCGGCGCCCGCATCGGCGTGCCGGCGATCGTCGTCGGCGCCATCGGCGTCTGGCTCACGCCGTGGCTGCGCGCCAACGGCTGGATCGGCGAGCACGACCCGTTCCGCAAGATCGCCTTCATCGCCGCCCTCGGCATGATCATGGGCGCCGCGGCGGTGGACATGTCCGTCCTCGCGTTCTCGGCGCTGAAGCAATGGGGCCGGAGCAAGGCGCCGACGGAGCCGACCCCGGACTGGAAGAAGACCGACAGCCGCTTCCTGTGGATGTGGGTCGTGTTCTGGGCACTGGCGATTGTCGCCATGGGCGTCGGCGTGCTGCACCTTCCGCTGCTGTTCGTCGGCGTGGCGATCGCGCTGGCGTTCGTCTTCCTGATGGTCAACGGCATCTCGCTCGGCATCTCGGACAGCAACCCCATCTCGAGCGCGTTCGTGATGACCGTGTTCATCCTCGCGACCGTCGGCCTCAAGGACCCGATCACCGGCCTGATGTGCGCGGCGATCCTGCTCATCTCGACCAGCGTCGGCGGCGACATGCAGCAGGACCGCTCGACCGGCTGGCGCCTGGGCACGAACCGCACGATCCAGTTCCGCTACCAGGTCATCGGCATCGCCATGGGCGCGGTCATGAGCGTCGTGCTGGCGCGGCTGTTCATGAAGGCGTACCCGGTGCTCAACATCAACCAGCTCGTGCACCCGGGCGGCGCCGAGACCGAGAAGTGGCAGTCGGCGATGACCTACAAGTTCGTCGGCGCGCTCGACAGCCTCACGCACCCGAACCCCAAGGTGATGATCGCGCTCGTCTTCGGCATCGGGCTCGGACTGCTCACCGAGGTGCTGCGCAAGGTCATCAAGCACCATCCCGGCTGGAAGGCGTGGGTGGCGAAGGGTGGAGCCGGCTACTACACCGACCTGGCGCTCGACTGCGTCCTGCTGCCCAGTCCCTACGCCTCGTCCTTCGGCGGCTTCGTCGAGTTCGGAACCTCGATGTGGTTCGGAGTCGGCGGCATCTTCAGCTCGCTGATCCAGACCGCCCAGTCGAAGCGGGCGCCCAGACCCGGGCAGGAAGGCCTGCCCGAGGACATGAGCACCATGTCGCTCGTGGGAGGCGGCCTGATCGCCGGCGATTCGCTCGCCGCGCTCGGTGTCGGCATTTACGGACTGATGCGGACGCTGATGTGA
- a CDS encoding TonB-dependent receptor, with translation MRRIAASFAFALLLAPALVLAQSPPQQVSVHGRVLDSTTGAPVPAVTVRLIAAADSSDVRQSAAKDDGTFTLSGLGIRSYRLEATRVGYAPLKTVVRITKADQDLGALALTPESVPVAGITVSESPAPAVVRADTTEFRASAVKINRDATAEDLVQKLPGVTLENGQVKSNGEQVQNVLVNGRPFFGSDPAAAMRNLPAEVVDRIQVYDRMSDQAEFSGFDDGQSQKTMNFILRDRKAGFGKVYAGGGDQNLYQSGGNWTRIRGASRLTLIGMANNINQQNFSHQDLFGAMSDPQGGGGPRMRMMMHGGGGHSPGGGQRVVRMGGGFGGGAFDPGSFLVGQSPGISTTSAGGTNYVGQWGPRLQVSASLFANRTDTDNRQSLARQYLPAQDSLAFYDQRNVSNDRNDNQRFDARFEWTPDSLNSVIFQPRLYFQQSDVGNAADAANIGVLGAALGRSTSDSRQNTDGDNLSGRLTLRHRFAKRGRNVSADLNLGSTLRDGDDAQRSLTDYYDGMTTSSDTLDQRGDSRSVTRSYSSRVAFTEPLAPWLQGQIIWNPSLTSSSADARAWSLDPVSGTYSLPESTLSNSYESRTTAQNGGVALLATRGSWRLLGNASYQSTRLLSEQTFPDSRVIDRTFGDFLPSAQLTGNFANRRSLRVSWNTSTDAPSIRQLQNVVDNSNPLALSSGNPDLRPSHRNSVSVRWSEADPARSRSRFVFASVTRTSSPIGNSIFVAPADTVVDGIALAGGTQLTRPVNLDQPSWNASLFGVYSMPAPWLKSVFSVNGGGTYTRTPTLVGSETNLGDTYALRGGTVLASNISPNLDFTLSYRGTYNFSRSNLTTTSGGDYYSHVVGIRFNAVAPRGIVVRQELNHNLQSGVPSAYGQDVVLWNTTLGKKFLKDGRGEIRVTATDVLGQNRSVSRSVTETYVEDQRDDTLGRYVQAVFTYSFR, from the coding sequence ATGCGCCGGATCGCCGCTTCGTTCGCCTTCGCATTGCTGCTCGCCCCCGCCCTCGTCCTCGCCCAATCGCCGCCGCAGCAGGTCAGCGTCCACGGCCGCGTGCTGGATTCCACGACCGGCGCCCCGGTGCCCGCCGTGACCGTCCGCCTCATCGCGGCGGCGGACTCCTCCGACGTCCGCCAGTCGGCGGCGAAGGACGACGGAACGTTCACCCTCTCCGGGCTCGGAATCCGCAGCTACCGGCTCGAGGCCACGCGCGTCGGCTACGCGCCGCTCAAGACCGTCGTGCGGATCACGAAGGCCGACCAGGACCTCGGCGCGCTCGCGCTCACGCCCGAGTCCGTCCCGGTCGCCGGCATCACGGTCAGCGAGTCGCCCGCTCCGGCGGTCGTGCGCGCCGACACGACCGAGTTTCGCGCCAGCGCGGTCAAGATCAACCGCGACGCGACCGCCGAGGACCTCGTGCAGAAGCTCCCGGGCGTGACGCTGGAGAACGGCCAGGTCAAGTCCAACGGCGAGCAGGTGCAGAACGTGCTGGTCAACGGCCGTCCGTTCTTCGGCAGCGACCCGGCGGCCGCGATGCGCAACCTGCCCGCCGAAGTCGTGGACCGCATCCAGGTCTACGACAGGATGAGCGACCAGGCCGAGTTCAGCGGCTTCGACGACGGCCAGTCGCAGAAGACCATGAACTTCATCCTGCGCGACCGGAAGGCGGGCTTCGGCAAGGTTTACGCCGGCGGAGGCGATCAGAACCTCTACCAGTCCGGCGGCAACTGGACGCGCATCCGCGGCGCGTCGCGACTGACGCTGATCGGCATGGCGAACAACATCAACCAGCAGAACTTCTCGCACCAGGACCTGTTCGGCGCGATGAGCGACCCGCAGGGCGGCGGCGGACCGCGCATGCGCATGATGATGCACGGCGGCGGCGGACATTCCCCGGGCGGCGGGCAGCGCGTCGTCCGCATGGGCGGCGGCTTCGGCGGCGGCGCGTTCGACCCCGGCAGCTTCCTCGTCGGCCAGAGCCCGGGCATCTCGACCACCAGCGCCGGCGGCACGAACTACGTCGGGCAGTGGGGCCCCCGGCTCCAGGTGAGCGCCAGCCTGTTCGCCAATCGCACCGACACCGACAACCGCCAGTCGCTCGCCCGCCAGTACCTGCCCGCCCAGGACTCGCTGGCGTTCTACGACCAGCGCAACGTCTCGAACGACCGCAACGACAATCAGCGCTTCGACGCCCGCTTCGAATGGACGCCGGATTCGCTCAACTCGGTGATCTTCCAGCCGCGGCTCTACTTTCAGCAGAGCGACGTGGGCAACGCGGCGGACGCCGCCAACATCGGAGTGCTCGGCGCGGCGCTCGGCCGCTCGACCAGCGACTCGCGCCAGAACACCGACGGCGACAACCTGTCGGGCCGCCTGACGCTGCGCCACCGCTTCGCGAAGCGCGGCCGCAACGTGTCGGCCGATCTCAACCTCGGCAGCACGCTGCGGGACGGCGACGACGCCCAGCGTTCGCTCACCGATTACTACGACGGCATGACCACGAGCAGCGACACGCTCGACCAGCGGGGCGACTCGCGCTCCGTGACGCGCTCGTACTCGTCCCGTGTCGCCTTCACCGAGCCGCTCGCGCCGTGGCTGCAGGGCCAGATCATCTGGAACCCCTCGCTCACCTCGAGTTCGGCCGATGCGCGCGCCTGGAGCCTCGATCCCGTGAGCGGCACGTACAGCCTGCCCGAGAGCACGCTGTCCAACTCGTACGAGAGCCGCACCACGGCGCAGAACGGCGGCGTCGCCCTGCTCGCGACCCGCGGCTCCTGGCGGCTGCTCGGCAACGCCTCGTACCAGAGCACCCGGCTTCTCTCGGAGCAGACCTTCCCGGACTCGCGCGTGATCGATCGCACGTTCGGCGACTTCCTGCCCTCGGCGCAGCTCACCGGCAACTTCGCGAACCGCCGCAGCCTGCGCGTCTCGTGGAACACCTCGACCGACGCGCCGTCCATCCGGCAGCTGCAGAACGTGGTGGACAACTCGAATCCGCTGGCGCTCTCGAGCGGAAATCCCGACCTGCGCCCGAGCCACCGCAACTCGGTCTCGGTTCGCTGGTCCGAGGCCGACCCCGCACGTTCGCGCAGCCGCTTCGTGTTCGCGAGCGTGACCCGCACGTCGAGCCCGATCGGCAACTCGATCTTCGTCGCCCCGGCCGACACGGTGGTGGACGGCATCGCGCTGGCGGGCGGCACGCAGCTCACGAGGCCCGTGAATCTCGATCAGCCCTCGTGGAACGCCAGCCTGTTCGGCGTCTACAGCATGCCCGCGCCGTGGCTCAAGAGCGTGTTCAGCGTGAACGGCGGCGGCACGTACACCCGCACGCCCACGCTCGTCGGAAGCGAAACGAACCTCGGCGACACCTACGCCCTGCGCGGGGGCACGGTGCTGGCCAGCAACATCAGCCCGAACCTCGACTTCACGCTCTCCTACCGGGGCACCTACAACTTCTCGCGCAGCAACCTGACGACCACGAGCGGCGGCGACTACTACTCGCACGTCGTCGGCATCCGCTTCAACGCCGTCGCGCCGCGCGGCATCGTCGTGCGCCAGGAGCTCAACCACAACCTGCAGAGCGGCGTGCCGTCGGCGTACGGCCAGGACGTCGTGCTGTGGAACACGACGCTCGGCAAGAAGTTCCTCAAGGACGGCCGCGGCGAGATCCGCGTGACCGCCACCGACGTGCTCGGGCAGAACCGCAGCGTCAGCCGCAGCGTCACCGAGACCTACGTCGAGGACCAGCGCGACGACACGCTAGGACGCTACGTGCAGGCGGTGTTCACCTACAGCTTCCGCTGA